Genomic window (Polaromonas sp. JS666):
CGTGTGTGTGATCAATGCTCATGTCAGCCGCCGGTGATGTGCAAATTATTAGCGTACACCATCCTCAGGCGCTCCGTCCAGCACCACCACATGACCCTGCTGCGGATCCAGGCGGCCGCCATGCAGGTCATCAATCAGGGCCTGCGCGGCTTCAAATCCACGGTGTTCCACCACCTGCATCCAGGGCTGCTGCGCATCGCTGATGCGCCGGATGAAGGCCAGCTGCGCTTCGTTGAAGCGCTGGTTCACCACGGCATGTCCCCAGTCGGCATTTCGTTTGCGGATTTGTACCGGTGCAAAATAAAACTGCGGTGCGGGCCCTGGCAGGTCGAGCGGGCGCAGGAACTGCGTGTTCTGCGCCGAACCGGCATAGCAGTCGTACACCAGCGATTCGCCGAAGTGCTCGTGCACCGCCCGGCGCAGGTCTTCGTCACCCGAGAAATCGACATACAGGGTGAGTTTTCTGCGGTCAAGCCGCGGCAATGCCTCATAGCTGGCGACCTCGCCATAGCAGCCCAGGCCTTCGACAAAGCGCTGGTTGCGCGCCGAGGTCAGCGCCACGCGGTGGATCGCTGGATACGCCTCCAGGCAAAAGGCTGTTCCATAGGCAGTTTTGCTGGACGCGCTGGAAAACACCACCTGCGCCGCCCCAAAGAAAGCGTTGTCCTGCAGAAAATCGGCGAGCATGAACGAAGTGATGAACAACGGCCGCACCAGCATCTGGCAGTTTTCGTCGGCCTCGCGCCAGGCGGCATCGGCGCTGCAGCGCATGTACTGGTTGTAGGCCGAAGTCAGGGTTTGCCGGTGTGCGGCGCCGTCATAAAAGCCGCGCTCCGTCACCCGCTGCGGCTGCACGCGCAGATGGCTCGCAATGGGAAAGTAGCCGTAAAAGCGCTCGCCCACTTCCAGGCCGGGCACACCGGAGCTCACCACGTCGGCAAAACCCCAGACCGGCATGTGGCCCCACCCGGCCTCACCGGTCGGGAAAAAATCCCAGTACTGCATGGCCTCGCCGAACGCGGCGTAGGTGATGTTGTTGGTGGTGAGGGCGACGCGCCGGATTTTCAGCAGCGCCTCGCCGGCAGCCGCGTGGAGGGTGTCTCCTGCGGGC
Coding sequences:
- a CDS encoding DUF2855 family protein gives rise to the protein MNNPATLTRLLTRKDALNHTRIAVEQPAGDTLHAAAGEALLKIRRVALTTNNITYAAFGEAMQYWDFFPTGEAGWGHMPVWGFADVVSSGVPGLEVGERFYGYFPIASHLRVQPQRVTERGFYDGAAHRQTLTSAYNQYMRCSADAAWREADENCQMLVRPLFITSFMLADFLQDNAFFGAAQVVFSSASSKTAYGTAFCLEAYPAIHRVALTSARNQRFVEGLGCYGEVASYEALPRLDRRKLTLYVDFSGDEDLRRAVHEHFGESLVYDCYAGSAQNTQFLRPLDLPGPAPQFYFAPVQIRKRNADWGHAVVNQRFNEAQLAFIRRISDAQQPWMQVVEHRGFEAAQALIDDLHGGRLDPQQGHVVVLDGAPEDGVR